The following are encoded together in the Bacillus sp. V2I10 genome:
- a CDS encoding putative thiazole-containing bacteriocin maturation protein — translation MTNLNPSMRLKVKRDTFFLPDPNSGVYFRNNVSSFHMTGSTIDQWVNKLMPMFNGEYTLGNLTNGLPGQYRDRVYEIAEVLYKNGFVRDVSQDRPHQLADQVLKKYASQIEFLESFGDSGAYRFQAYRQAKVLAVGSGPFFVSLVSSLVESGLPKFHVLIMDSVPTNRMRLEELAVHARKTDPEVAVEEVILKNEGESSWREIVKSFDSILYVSQEGNVEELRTLHRICREEKKLLLPAIFLHQVGLAGPLVHPDSEGCWESAWRSIHESVFGKDEQLQSFTSTAGAMLANVIVFELFKNVTGVTESEQRNQFFLLDPETLEGNWHDFMPHPLVTGRITAEWIRDLDLGLKQSSGKGELGGLLLYLSHLTSAESGIFHILEEEDLKQLPLAQCRVQAVDPLSVGPAELLPSIVCTELTHEKARREAGLSGMEAYVSQMADVLVAALPLRQKVESGKIVGVGAGETIAEGVCRGLQKCLTAELYKQLANQKNVVSRVQLSDIEDERCRYYLQALTTMQGAPIIGLGKEVSGFPVVWVGTNDRWYGSVDLNTTMALQKALQQALMNGKNQSAQALPDSSVFLAETAPQRLVIRTSEEISEVLQSAMQVLKRNRKRILVFELEWEPFLKKELVGVYGTLLREEESR, via the coding sequence CAGGCAGTACGATTGATCAGTGGGTAAACAAGCTGATGCCAATGTTTAATGGAGAGTACACCTTGGGGAATTTGACAAACGGATTGCCGGGCCAATATCGAGATCGTGTATATGAAATTGCAGAAGTGCTGTATAAAAATGGGTTTGTTCGGGATGTAAGTCAAGACCGTCCTCATCAATTGGCGGATCAAGTTCTTAAAAAGTATGCTTCTCAAATTGAATTTTTAGAAAGTTTCGGCGATTCAGGTGCGTACCGTTTTCAAGCCTATCGTCAGGCCAAAGTGTTGGCGGTCGGCTCTGGCCCTTTTTTTGTCTCGTTGGTTTCTTCGTTGGTTGAATCTGGATTGCCCAAGTTTCATGTACTGATAATGGACTCAGTACCGACCAATCGGATGCGGTTAGAAGAATTGGCGGTACATGCCCGTAAAACGGACCCCGAGGTAGCAGTAGAAGAGGTCATCCTGAAAAATGAGGGGGAAAGTTCTTGGCGGGAGATCGTGAAGTCGTTTGATTCGATTTTGTATGTGTCGCAGGAAGGCAATGTAGAGGAACTGCGAACTCTTCACAGGATTTGCAGGGAAGAGAAAAAGCTGTTGCTCCCTGCTATATTTCTGCACCAGGTGGGTCTGGCAGGTCCTCTGGTTCATCCAGACTCTGAAGGATGCTGGGAGTCTGCGTGGCGCAGCATACACGAATCAGTGTTTGGCAAAGATGAGCAATTACAAAGTTTCACTTCCACAGCAGGAGCGATGTTGGCCAATGTGATCGTGTTTGAATTGTTTAAAAACGTTACGGGAGTTACTGAATCAGAACAGAGGAATCAATTCTTCCTGCTTGATCCGGAGACGCTGGAAGGAAATTGGCATGATTTCATGCCTCATCCGCTTGTGACCGGACGTATTACAGCTGAATGGATTCGAGATTTAGATTTGGGGCTCAAACAGAGTTCGGGCAAAGGGGAGCTTGGCGGGCTGCTTCTGTATTTAAGCCATTTGACATCAGCGGAATCAGGTATTTTTCATATTTTAGAAGAGGAGGATTTAAAGCAGTTACCGTTAGCACAGTGCCGCGTACAGGCAGTTGACCCGTTGTCTGTGGGACCTGCAGAGCTTCTGCCGAGCATTGTCTGTACAGAACTGACACATGAGAAGGCACGGAGGGAAGCGGGTCTATCTGGAATGGAAGCGTATGTGTCTCAAATGGCCGATGTTCTCGTTGCCGCTCTTCCTCTAAGACAGAAAGTAGAATCCGGGAAAATTGTTGGTGTTGGAGCGGGAGAAACAATTGCAGAAGGCGTTTGCCGCGGATTGCAAAAGTGTTTAACAGCGGAACTGTACAAACAACTGGCCAATCAGAAGAACGTTGTCTCCCGGGTGCAGTTAAGCGATATAGAAGATGAACGTTGCCGGTATTATTTACAGGCACTGACCACCATGCAGGGGGCACCGATCATCGGTTTGGGAAAGGAAGTCTCCGGTTTCCCTGTTGTATGGGTCGGCACGAATGATCGCTGGTATGGCAGTGTAGATTTGAATACAACAATGGCGCTGCAAAAAGCGCTGCAACAGGCGCTGATGAATGGAAAAAATCAATCGGCACAAGCGTTACCGGATTCGTCCGTGTTTCTCGCAGAAACGGCACCACAAAGACTTGTAATCCGTACGAGTGAAGAAATATCCGAGGTTTTGCAGTCCGCAATGCAGGTCCTAAAACGGAACCGCAAGCGAATCTTGGTTTTCGAACTTGAATGGGAACCATTTTTGAAAAAGGAACTGGTAGGTGTGTATGGTACGTTGTTACGAGAGGAGGAATCCCGGTGA
- a CDS encoding TOMM precursor leader peptide-binding protein, protein MSAVVVVIGEGMLADHLCEELSAQYQVVRHIDFEAGVPEATDLVLVLHDAWNHSIHQKAEEVLRPAGIPWLRGFVSFGEGVVGPLVRPDTQGCSQCADMRHLMAGRDRKEMWEIGQRLAAGGGMPRDAWASSTGLMQIAYLLEAEVQRILQGDEAHSEGRVFLLNLKTLKSSWHPFLPDPLCPVCSQLPDDSPDAARISLKPSPKMEGSYRCRSMDDLSKVLVKDYLDHRTGILNGKMYDLVPPFADVGVNLPLFSGDEGVAGRTHSYAVSELTAILEGLERSCGITPRGKRTVVYDSYRNLKDQALNPINVGVHAKDQYARPGFPFEQFNPDRPINWVWGYSFLQERPILVPELLAYYSLGCGHGFVYETSNGCALGGSLEEAIFYGILEVVERDSFLMTWYAELPLPRLDPYSANDQELLLMIDRVRAVGGYDLHFYNSTMEHGIPSVWAMAKNRKQKGLNIICAAGAHLDPVRAVKSTVHELAAMMLTLDEKLETNQDEFVRMLQDSSLVEKMDDHGMLYGLPQAQERLQFLLDDNRPLRSFDEEFKWKSTHADLTDDLQDILQKFRRLNLDVIVVDQSTSETKRNGLYCVKVLIPGMLPMTFGHHLTRVTGLERVLRVPMELGYTKQPLTLEQLNPHPHPFP, encoded by the coding sequence GTGAGTGCAGTCGTAGTGGTTATCGGAGAAGGAATGTTAGCTGACCACTTGTGTGAAGAATTATCAGCACAATACCAGGTAGTTCGTCATATTGATTTCGAGGCAGGAGTACCTGAAGCGACTGATTTAGTTCTAGTGCTGCACGATGCCTGGAATCATTCCATTCATCAAAAAGCTGAAGAAGTGTTGCGTCCAGCCGGTATTCCTTGGCTGCGAGGATTCGTCTCATTTGGAGAAGGCGTGGTAGGACCACTGGTTCGCCCGGATACACAGGGGTGCTCCCAATGTGCAGACATGCGGCATCTCATGGCAGGACGAGACCGTAAAGAGATGTGGGAAATTGGGCAGAGGCTGGCTGCGGGCGGAGGAATGCCGCGTGACGCGTGGGCATCGAGCACGGGGCTTATGCAGATCGCCTATCTGCTTGAGGCGGAGGTTCAGAGGATCTTGCAAGGTGATGAGGCGCACTCGGAAGGACGGGTATTTTTACTCAATCTAAAAACATTGAAGAGTTCATGGCATCCTTTTCTGCCCGATCCGTTATGTCCGGTTTGCAGTCAATTACCTGATGATTCACCGGACGCGGCCCGAATCTCACTAAAACCAAGTCCAAAAATGGAAGGCAGTTACCGCTGCCGTTCGATGGACGATCTAAGTAAAGTTCTGGTTAAAGACTATCTGGATCACCGGACGGGCATTTTGAATGGGAAAATGTATGACCTAGTACCGCCTTTTGCTGATGTAGGTGTAAATTTGCCGTTATTCTCAGGGGACGAGGGAGTAGCAGGCCGGACTCATTCATACGCAGTAAGTGAGTTAACTGCTATTTTGGAGGGCTTGGAGCGGTCCTGCGGTATAACGCCCCGTGGAAAGCGGACGGTGGTCTATGATAGTTACCGTAATCTGAAAGACCAAGCGCTCAATCCTATTAATGTAGGAGTGCACGCGAAGGATCAGTATGCCCGGCCTGGTTTTCCATTTGAACAGTTTAACCCTGATCGTCCAATAAATTGGGTATGGGGCTATTCGTTTTTGCAAGAGCGTCCAATTTTGGTTCCTGAGCTGCTTGCCTATTACAGCTTGGGGTGCGGACATGGATTTGTCTATGAAACTTCCAACGGATGCGCATTAGGAGGAAGTTTGGAGGAAGCCATTTTCTACGGTATTTTGGAAGTGGTGGAACGTGATTCGTTCCTGATGACTTGGTACGCAGAGCTGCCTCTCCCGCGTCTTGACCCTTATTCGGCTAATGATCAAGAATTGCTGTTAATGATCGACCGTGTGCGGGCAGTGGGGGGATATGATCTGCATTTTTATAACTCGACGATGGAGCACGGAATTCCAAGCGTTTGGGCGATGGCAAAAAACAGGAAGCAAAAGGGATTGAATATCATCTGTGCAGCCGGAGCTCATCTGGATCCAGTACGGGCGGTGAAAAGCACGGTTCACGAGTTGGCTGCCATGATGCTGACGCTTGATGAGAAATTAGAAACGAATCAGGATGAGTTTGTGCGAATGCTGCAAGATTCTTCCTTGGTAGAGAAGATGGATGATCATGGCATGCTGTACGGTTTGCCGCAAGCGCAAGAGCGCCTGCAGTTTTTGCTGGACGATAATCGTCCGTTGCGGTCGTTTGATGAGGAATTCAAGTGGAAGTCAACTCATGCAGATCTGACCGATGACCTGCAGGACATTCTTCAGAAGTTTCGTCGATTGAACCTCGATGTGATTGTGGTGGATCAGTCAACATCGGAAACGAAACGAAACGGACTGTATTGCGTGAAAGTGCTGATTCCAGGGATGCTGCCAATGACATTCGGACATCACCTTACGAGAGTAACAGGGCTTGAGAGGGTGCTGAGGGTACCAATGGAACTTGGATATACCAAGCAGCCGCTCACACTTGAACAGCTCAATCCACATCCACATCCGTTTCCATAA
- a CDS encoding SagB family peptide dehydrogenase, producing MGLDTFLHNLHFEIDKASPADWEVDWEDAPLPYKIYRGLPVFSLSLEVPLTLEEWEEPEQPNLRRISHFLWYVFGLTQFSQSAFPTADQAPELMQSNRRFVPSGGALYPNELYVYLKMEDLPVGVYHYDVAHHRLVLLREGNFDSYIAKALGNRCEVSACFGTVFVSTMFWKNFYKYNNFAYRLQGLDAGVLIGQLLEVAKRFGFASGVYFQYLDRAINHLLGLIEEKESVYAVIPLTVEPTSWFTNGSGRDELVSAAELCRELQAIQTNYYVQSQRIKTFPMLTKMNEASMLESTQTFRQIKARENLNVESQVITLPHMKRLSYDLASVCQKRFSPDMDFIFGKVSQSELATLLQEATSAYLYRNDLDEPHKKLESRVSLYGCLNNVEGIPDGAYQYDSADHALRQADLGDHRINLQYGMSGGNVNLFQVPLCFHVAGDKDHFISELGYRGYRIQQMEAGMLVQRLLLVASALEMGGHPLLGFDAKLSDEIYKMDNQGKTSLIQIPIGPYRPRPWLQGSLQS from the coding sequence ATGGGTCTCGATACATTTCTGCACAATCTGCATTTTGAAATCGACAAGGCAAGCCCAGCGGACTGGGAAGTGGATTGGGAAGATGCACCGCTTCCATATAAGATTTACCGTGGCTTGCCTGTTTTTTCATTATCACTGGAAGTACCGCTGACGCTTGAAGAATGGGAAGAACCAGAACAGCCTAACCTTCGGAGAATCAGTCACTTTCTCTGGTATGTATTCGGCCTTACTCAATTTTCCCAGTCGGCTTTTCCCACTGCAGATCAGGCACCGGAACTAATGCAGTCGAATCGGCGGTTTGTTCCTTCCGGCGGGGCGTTATATCCAAACGAATTGTATGTGTATCTGAAGATGGAGGATTTGCCTGTTGGTGTTTACCATTATGATGTGGCACACCATCGCTTGGTACTGTTGCGAGAAGGCAATTTCGATTCATATATAGCCAAGGCTCTTGGTAATCGCTGTGAAGTGTCCGCTTGTTTTGGTACCGTTTTTGTGTCGACAATGTTTTGGAAAAACTTCTATAAATACAATAACTTTGCCTACCGTCTGCAAGGGTTAGATGCCGGGGTGCTGATTGGACAGTTATTGGAAGTAGCAAAACGGTTTGGTTTTGCTTCGGGGGTGTACTTTCAATATCTGGATCGGGCGATCAACCATCTGCTTGGACTAATCGAAGAAAAAGAGAGTGTGTATGCAGTTATCCCGCTGACAGTGGAACCTACGAGCTGGTTTACTAATGGGAGCGGCAGAGATGAGCTTGTATCTGCTGCTGAGCTGTGTCGAGAGCTGCAAGCGATTCAAACTAATTACTACGTCCAATCACAGAGGATCAAGACGTTTCCGATGTTAACGAAGATGAATGAAGCGTCCATGCTAGAATCAACACAAACGTTTAGGCAAATAAAGGCGAGGGAGAATTTGAATGTTGAGAGTCAAGTGATAACTCTCCCTCATATGAAGCGATTATCGTATGATCTGGCGTCGGTATGTCAAAAGCGATTTTCACCGGACATGGATTTCATTTTTGGAAAGGTCAGTCAATCGGAGCTTGCGACTCTTCTGCAGGAAGCAACGTCCGCATACTTGTATCGTAATGATTTGGATGAACCACATAAGAAGCTCGAGTCACGTGTATCACTGTATGGATGTCTGAATAATGTTGAAGGAATTCCGGATGGTGCTTATCAATATGATAGCGCTGATCATGCTTTGCGACAGGCAGATCTCGGTGATCATCGAATCAATTTACAATACGGAATGTCAGGAGGAAATGTGAATTTGTTCCAAGTGCCGCTCTGCTTTCATGTGGCAGGCGATAAAGATCACTTCATATCGGAACTGGGGTACAGAGGATATCGTATTCAGCAAATGGAAGCGGGTATGCTCGTGCAGCGATTACTGTTAGTCGCCTCAGCCCTTGAGATGGGAGGACATCCACTACTAGGATTTGATGCGAAATTGAGTGATGAGATATATAAGATGGATAATCAAGGAAAAACCAGCCTGATCCAAATTCCGATCGGTCCCTATCGGCCTCGTCCTTGGTTACAGGGGAGTTTACAAAGCTAA
- a CDS encoding LysR family transcriptional regulator → MDEKDCLILQYLYKDPNLTKAAEHFYMTQPALTYRLRQIEKEFQIQIFSKNGKNIKITPAGEYIVGYAKKMITDLRSTKEYLLNMGNEVQGNFKIGVSSNFGLYELPSILEYLMNQYPKVHVNVDTGFSTEMIDLLIEGEIDVAIVKGDYNWSDQKYLLNEENICLISKNEMDLDQLPNYPMINRKEPAVLKKYKNVSSNPLDKSIDRWWDERYDQPPFISMQVDSYETCKEMVKKGLGYAIIPRAFIHEMDELTSHDLILKDGQELKRRTWMIYRQSSLQLATVSTIVNYIKKRY, encoded by the coding sequence TTGGATGAGAAGGATTGTCTGATTTTGCAGTATTTGTATAAGGATCCGAATTTAACAAAAGCTGCAGAACATTTTTATATGACGCAGCCAGCTTTGACCTATCGATTGCGGCAAATTGAAAAGGAGTTTCAGATTCAGATCTTCTCAAAGAATGGGAAAAATATTAAAATAACACCTGCTGGTGAATATATAGTCGGGTATGCGAAAAAAATGATTACTGACTTGCGCAGTACGAAAGAATACTTGCTGAATATGGGAAATGAAGTGCAGGGGAATTTTAAAATAGGCGTGAGCAGCAACTTTGGTCTATACGAATTGCCTTCGATTTTAGAATATTTAATGAACCAATATCCAAAAGTTCATGTAAATGTGGATACAGGCTTTAGTACGGAAATGATCGATTTGCTCATAGAAGGGGAAATTGATGTTGCTATAGTAAAAGGGGATTATAATTGGTCAGATCAAAAGTATCTTCTTAATGAAGAAAATATTTGCCTTATCTCTAAGAATGAAATGGATTTAGATCAACTTCCTAACTACCCGATGATTAATCGAAAAGAGCCAGCCGTTTTAAAAAAATATAAAAATGTATCATCTAATCCATTAGATAAAAGCATAGATCGCTGGTGGGATGAACGATACGATCAACCGCCGTTTATTTCCATGCAAGTAGACAGTTATGAGACGTGTAAAGAAATGGTAAAAAAAGGACTTGGGTATGCAATTATACCAAGGGCATTTATTCACGAAATGGATGAATTAACAAGTCATGATTTAATTCTTAAAGACGGTCAGGAACTGAAAAGAAGAACATGGATGATCTATCGCCAATCCTCCTTGCAATTAGCGACAGTCTCGACAATTGTAAATTATATAAAGAAAAGATATTAA
- a CDS encoding M20 family metallopeptidase — MNFDEIEGKKAIQAAVDALDLELRELSLKIHANPELSFYEYQAMAWLTEPLKKAGFAIEKGIANLETSFRATWEGQPGGPTVAILAEYDALKGLGHGCGHNIIGTSAVGAALALKAAHPNLQGKIVVLGTPAEEEGGGKILMVQDGVFDEVDAAMMCHPQKQSMVLRGGLACVDATFKYFGKSAHASSAPEKGISALDAVINTFVAVNSLRQFFKDDVRIHGIITKGGEATNVVPDYCEAEFLLRAETVEDLTIVRGKVYAAARHAAEAVGAKLEITEGLVYAERNNNKTLASLFKENLELLGEEVIEPPKKGGIGSSDIGNVGQVTAAIHPYIKITDDAITHTPEFVEAAKSEAGMQGLNKAAKTLAMTAYDVCCNQSYFQAIRKEFEEWKKKKQSK; from the coding sequence ATGAATTTCGATGAAATAGAAGGGAAAAAGGCAATTCAAGCGGCAGTAGATGCTCTTGACCTTGAGCTGCGTGAATTATCGTTAAAGATTCATGCGAATCCTGAACTTAGTTTTTATGAATATCAAGCGATGGCATGGTTGACAGAGCCTTTAAAAAAAGCTGGCTTTGCAATTGAAAAAGGAATAGCTAATCTGGAAACATCGTTTAGAGCAACATGGGAAGGACAACCTGGCGGACCTACAGTTGCCATATTAGCTGAATACGATGCCCTAAAAGGACTCGGCCATGGGTGCGGCCATAATATTATTGGAACATCTGCGGTAGGTGCAGCTTTAGCATTAAAGGCTGCTCATCCAAATCTGCAAGGGAAAATTGTCGTATTAGGCACACCTGCTGAAGAAGAAGGCGGAGGCAAAATCTTAATGGTTCAAGACGGGGTATTTGATGAGGTAGATGCGGCAATGATGTGCCATCCGCAAAAACAATCAATGGTGCTTCGCGGCGGATTAGCATGTGTCGATGCAACATTTAAATATTTTGGAAAATCTGCGCACGCATCTTCTGCTCCAGAAAAAGGAATTAGTGCTCTCGATGCAGTCATTAACACTTTTGTTGCCGTAAACTCATTGAGACAATTTTTCAAAGATGATGTTAGAATTCATGGAATTATCACAAAAGGCGGAGAAGCAACAAATGTTGTACCAGACTATTGTGAAGCTGAATTTTTACTTAGAGCTGAGACCGTTGAAGATCTTACTATTGTTCGCGGCAAGGTATACGCAGCTGCTCGCCATGCTGCAGAGGCTGTGGGTGCAAAGCTCGAAATAACAGAGGGTCTCGTCTATGCGGAACGAAATAATAATAAAACCTTAGCCTCCCTATTTAAAGAGAATTTGGAACTGTTAGGTGAAGAAGTCATCGAACCGCCCAAAAAAGGAGGCATTGGTTCGTCTGACATTGGAAATGTCGGACAAGTAACAGCTGCGATCCATCCATATATCAAAATAACGGATGATGCGATCACTCATACTCCCGAATTTGTTGAAGCTGCTAAGTCAGAGGCTGGCATGCAGGGCTTAAATAAAGCAGCAAAAACATTAGCAATGACGGCTTATGACGTATGCTGCAATCAGTCATATTTTCAGGCGATCCGAAAAGAATTTGAAGAGTGGAAGAAGAAAAAGCAATCTAAATAA
- a CDS encoding YfcC family protein: MNTKTTIEPKSKPPSKFASFIKMPHTLVIIVFIILICALLTYILPAGEFDRVEDKETGNTVVVENTFHSVEQDPVSIIDVPLAIVQGLTSASDTVFFIFIIGGVFQIINSTGTIEAVTARVGKAFMNRGLVIIPIFLALFSVGGFTMGMSAEVMAFVPIGIAIARSLGYDAVTGTAMVMLGAASGFTAGLLNPFNVGIAQSIAEIPLFSGMWLRAILLVILLAVTSAYIIRYAKKVKKDPSLSFSYELEIEEGMGRTDLIASLPQIKIAHYLTIIAVVAGFGVLIWGVSSKGWWMEELAAFFLSLGIIVGFLAKYGPSKIASEFVIGAKEITFGAFIVGIAKGVVVVLEQGAIIDSVVNGLFTSIAHLPTQIQVLGIYIVQNIMNIFITSGTGQAATTMPILVPLADLINVTRQTTVLIFQLGDGLSNCILPTSAMLMGSLAVSKIKYQDWVKFFWPLLLIWMVIGAGFVLFADFIQY; this comes from the coding sequence TTGAATACAAAGACAACAATCGAACCTAAATCAAAACCTCCATCGAAATTTGCAAGCTTTATTAAAATGCCGCATACACTTGTCATTATTGTTTTTATTATTTTAATTTGTGCGCTATTAACGTATATTTTGCCGGCAGGTGAATTTGATCGAGTTGAGGATAAAGAAACGGGCAACACGGTTGTTGTTGAAAATACGTTTCATTCCGTTGAACAAGATCCGGTAAGTATCATCGACGTACCATTAGCCATTGTTCAAGGACTGACCAGTGCCAGCGATACAGTTTTTTTCATATTTATTATTGGCGGAGTGTTCCAAATTATTAATTCAACAGGAACGATTGAAGCAGTAACAGCTAGGGTCGGAAAAGCCTTTATGAATCGCGGGCTCGTTATCATCCCTATTTTCCTGGCTTTATTTTCTGTCGGTGGTTTTACAATGGGAATGTCCGCAGAAGTGATGGCGTTTGTGCCTATCGGAATTGCGATAGCAAGATCGTTGGGATATGATGCGGTAACAGGAACTGCGATGGTTATGTTAGGTGCTGCAAGCGGGTTTACAGCAGGGCTCTTAAATCCATTTAACGTAGGAATTGCCCAATCGATTGCTGAGATTCCATTGTTTTCTGGAATGTGGCTGCGGGCTATATTATTAGTCATTTTATTAGCTGTTACAAGTGCTTATATTATTCGCTATGCCAAAAAGGTGAAAAAAGATCCTTCCCTCAGCTTTTCTTATGAACTTGAAATAGAAGAAGGGATGGGAAGAACAGATTTAATAGCCTCTTTACCACAAATAAAAATAGCTCATTATTTAACAATCATTGCTGTGGTTGCAGGTTTCGGCGTCTTAATTTGGGGTGTCTCCAGCAAAGGCTGGTGGATGGAGGAGCTTGCAGCGTTTTTCTTATCATTAGGAATTATTGTCGGATTTTTAGCAAAGTATGGACCCAGTAAAATTGCCAGTGAGTTTGTTATTGGAGCAAAGGAAATTACATTTGGCGCCTTTATCGTCGGAATTGCCAAAGGGGTTGTTGTCGTCTTAGAGCAGGGAGCTATTATTGATTCTGTAGTTAATGGATTGTTTACCTCAATAGCTCATTTACCAACTCAGATCCAAGTTTTAGGGATCTATATCGTGCAAAACATCATGAACATTTTTATTACTTCTGGAACAGGACAAGCTGCAACAACCATGCCAATTTTAGTACCGCTCGCTGATTTAATTAATGTAACAAGACAAACGACGGTTTTGATTTTTCAATTAGGAGACGGCCTATCAAATTGTATCCTTCCTACTTCTGCTATGCTAATGGGAAGTTTGGCTGTTTCAAAAATTAAATATCAGGATTGGGTCAAATTTTTCTGGCCGCTGCTGTTGATTTGGATGGTCATTGGGGCTGGATTTGTTTTGTTTGCAGATTTTATTCAATATTAA
- a CDS encoding M28 family peptidase encodes MDNYKFNPSEYAALIQLIKKEQLDQHVKALTQWERLSGKKEAEAAADYILEQLNKFGVHYERYEFDGYFSDPIHGEVHVISSDIFSVKAKSRSFSLHCPEGIEGKAVYDFYSEKRYNGAGTIDRYTNLQGKIVVSWNFYEDYVKKIESAGAKGLIHIWPSPEKVIHEETVGAVWGTPTIENVDQLTKIPVVGITYHDGIQLLEHMQKEEIKVVVKTVVQTGIKRVSLPIASIPGKADQYILVSGHYDSWHKGATDNAGGNALLLELARIFSNKKGDLTRGIKLAWWPGHSNGRYAGSTWYCDHFWHEINEKCMAHINVDFPGTMGGINVIPRSSSIEDERLPENIISYFTGKKPNHFAYLPRGADQSFWGTNVPIHIQFKYEPNETDKVYKTPGGNWWWHTEEDLYDKIDLELLMRDTKMHASLVHELVNLEILPINLTAFVHNGRKIIEEMDRNSDEQFDFTPIHEALNLLTEQVKTLSETEIVHADAYNNMLKAVAGTLNRLMFSYSSKYEFDNTFPFHPYPGLAKVKNIYSGNISSEDFLFTKTYYVRQSNRFVNEVREACWKIDDYIKSVIH; translated from the coding sequence TTGGATAATTATAAATTCAATCCCTCAGAATATGCTGCCCTGATCCAATTGATAAAGAAAGAACAATTGGATCAGCATGTAAAAGCGTTGACCCAATGGGAAAGATTAAGTGGTAAAAAAGAGGCAGAAGCAGCTGCTGATTATATTTTAGAACAGCTGAACAAGTTTGGCGTGCATTATGAGCGATATGAATTTGATGGCTATTTCAGTGATCCAATACATGGAGAAGTCCATGTGATTTCTTCAGATATTTTTAGCGTAAAGGCAAAATCACGATCATTTAGCCTTCATTGTCCAGAAGGCATCGAAGGAAAAGCCGTTTATGACTTCTATAGTGAAAAACGTTATAACGGTGCGGGTACAATTGATCGTTATACAAATTTACAAGGGAAGATTGTTGTCAGCTGGAATTTTTATGAGGATTACGTCAAGAAAATTGAGAGTGCTGGTGCGAAGGGTTTAATTCATATTTGGCCATCACCTGAAAAGGTCATCCATGAAGAAACGGTTGGAGCAGTATGGGGAACGCCTACAATTGAAAATGTGGATCAGTTAACAAAAATACCTGTCGTTGGGATTACTTATCACGATGGAATTCAATTATTGGAACATATGCAAAAAGAAGAAATCAAAGTTGTCGTGAAAACGGTCGTACAGACTGGAATCAAACGAGTCAGTTTACCGATTGCATCGATACCAGGTAAGGCAGATCAATACATTTTAGTCTCAGGTCATTACGATTCATGGCATAAAGGCGCAACCGATAATGCTGGCGGGAATGCATTATTGCTTGAATTGGCACGGATATTCTCAAATAAAAAAGGAGATTTGACTCGAGGGATCAAATTGGCATGGTGGCCCGGACATTCAAATGGAAGATATGCAGGTTCTACATGGTATTGTGATCATTTTTGGCATGAAATCAATGAAAAGTGTATGGCACACATCAATGTGGATTTCCCTGGAACCATGGGGGGAATCAATGTCATACCAAGGTCAAGCTCCATCGAGGATGAAAGATTACCAGAAAACATTATCTCTTATTTTACAGGTAAAAAGCCAAATCATTTCGCATACCTCCCTCGCGGGGCAGACCAATCCTTTTGGGGGACGAATGTCCCGATTCACATTCAGTTTAAGTATGAACCGAATGAAACGGATAAAGTCTACAAAACTCCTGGCGGTAATTGGTGGTGGCATACAGAGGAAGATTTGTATGACAAAATAGATTTAGAGCTATTAATGAGAGATACGAAGATGCATGCTTCGCTTGTCCATGAACTAGTCAATTTGGAAATTCTGCCGATTAATCTAACAGCATTTGTCCATAATGGCAGAAAAATCATCGAAGAAATGGATAGAAATTCAGATGAGCAATTTGATTTTACACCGATTCATGAAGCCCTCAATTTACTGACTGAACAAGTAAAAACACTCTCAGAAACTGAAATTGTACATGCTGATGCATATAACAACATGTTAAAAGCAGTTGCTGGAACATTAAATAGACTAATGTTTTCTTATTCCAGCAAGTATGAATTTGATAATACCTTTCCATTTCACCCATATCCAGGTTTAGCAAAAGTGAAAAATATCTACTCGGGCAATATATCATCAGAAGATTTTTTGTTTACAAAGACTTATTATGTCAGGCAAAGTAATCGTTTTGTGAATGAAGTAAGAGAGGCATGCTGGAAGATTGATGATTATATAAAGTCTGTGATTCACTGA